From a single Nissabacter sp. SGAir0207 genomic region:
- a CDS encoding YbaB/EbfC family nucleoid-associated protein, which produces MFGKGGLGNLMKQAQQMQEKMQQMQEEVAKMEVTGESGAGLVKVTINGAHNCRRIEIDPSLMEDDKDMLEDLVAAAFNDAARRIDEAQKEKMASVSSGMQLPPGFKMPF; this is translated from the coding sequence ATGTTTGGTAAAGGCGGTCTGGGTAACTTGATGAAACAAGCCCAGCAGATGCAAGAAAAGATGCAGCAGATGCAGGAAGAAGTCGCCAAGATGGAAGTAACCGGCGAATCCGGCGCTGGCCTGGTTAAAGTCACCATCAACGGCGCGCACAACTGCCGCCGGATCGAGATCGATCCGAGCCTGATGGAAGATGACAAAGATATGCTGGAAGATCTGGTTGCGGCAGCCTTCAACGACGCGGCGCGCCGCATCGACGAAGCGCAGAAAGAGAAGATGGCCTCCGTCTCCAGCGGTATGCAACTGCCGCCGGGCTTCAAGATGCCATTCTGA
- the acrR gene encoding multidrug efflux transporter transcriptional repressor AcrR, whose protein sequence is MARKTKQQALETRQQILNAAVQLFSDCGVSATSLADIAAAAGVTRGAIYWHFKNKADLFNEVWAISESKVTDLEIEYQAKYPNNPLCVLREILIYILCATVEDPRRRALMEIIFHKCEFVGEMITLHQARKDLYLAGYEKIEVILRNCMAQDLLPADLHTRRAAVTLRAYITGLMENWLFMPESFDLRAQAALYVDCYLDMLKLSPHLRLGAGEGASASQPGQ, encoded by the coding sequence AACAAATCCTGAACGCTGCGGTGCAGCTCTTTTCGGATTGTGGGGTTTCAGCCACTTCGCTGGCTGACATTGCTGCCGCCGCCGGCGTCACGCGGGGTGCCATCTATTGGCACTTTAAAAACAAGGCCGATCTGTTTAATGAGGTCTGGGCGATCTCTGAGTCAAAAGTAACCGATCTCGAAATAGAGTATCAGGCAAAGTATCCCAATAATCCACTGTGCGTCCTGCGTGAAATTCTAATCTATATTCTGTGCGCTACTGTAGAGGATCCACGCCGTCGCGCCCTGATGGAGATCATTTTTCATAAGTGTGAATTCGTGGGGGAGATGATTACCCTGCATCAGGCGCGCAAGGATCTCTATCTGGCGGGCTATGAAAAGATTGAGGTTATTCTGCGCAACTGCATGGCGCAGGATCTGCTGCCTGCTGACCTGCACACCCGCCGCGCTGCCGTGACCCTGCGTGCCTACATCACTGGGCTAATGGAGAACTGGCTGTTTATGCCGGAGAGTTTTGACCTGCGCGCGCAGGCGGCGCTGTATGTGGATTGCTATCTGGACATGCTGAAGCTCAGCCCCCATTTGCGCCTTGGCGCGGGGGAGGGGGCGAGCGCCAGCCAGCCAGGGCAGTGA
- the priC gene encoding primosomal replication protein PriC: MNTQRVLQTLDQQISALAAAIEPVGHTPTPQARFDSKLFRTHGTRLRDYLAEVRQNQQQLADAVAEERTAQVAFLAERLVAQIAALQRELATQRLRKATVRPARDGQEDIYHRLAQHQDFERRLLAMVRDRESLLGRQESLAQQRKVQQELAALEGRLQRCREALARIERTIERKERGF, translated from the coding sequence GTGAATACGCAACGAGTTTTACAGACCCTGGACCAGCAGATCAGCGCGCTGGCCGCCGCCATCGAGCCTGTTGGCCACACCCCGACCCCGCAGGCGCGCTTTGACAGCAAGCTGTTCCGCACCCACGGCACGCGCCTGCGTGACTATCTGGCGGAGGTGCGCCAGAACCAGCAGCAGCTGGCCGATGCAGTGGCAGAGGAGCGCACCGCGCAGGTGGCCTTCCTCGCGGAGCGGCTGGTGGCGCAGATCGCTGCCCTGCAACGGGAGCTGGCGACCCAGCGGCTGCGCAAAGCTACCGTGCGGCCCGCGCGTGACGGCCAGGAGGATATCTACCACCGGCTGGCACAGCATCAGGATTTCGAGCGCCGCCTGCTGGCGATGGTACGTGACCGCGAAAGTCTGCTGGGGCGGCAGGAGTCGTTGGCGCAGCAGCGCAAGGTTCAGCAGGAGTTGGCGGCACTTGAGGGACGTTTGCAGCGCTGCCGTGAGGCGCTGGCACGCATTGAACGCACCATTGAGCGGAAAGAGCGAGGTTTTTGA
- the recR gene encoding recombination mediator RecR yields the protein MQTSPLLESLMEALRCLPGVGPKSAQRMAFQLLQRDRSGGMRLAQALTRAMSEIGHCADCRTFTEQEICTICANSRRQQNGQICVVESPADIHAIEQTGQFSGRYFVLMGHLSPLDGIGPDDIGLDRLEERLATESIQELILATNPTVEGEATANYIAAMCGQYGVLASRIAHGVPVGGELEMVDGTTLSHSLAGRHPIR from the coding sequence ATGCAGACCAGCCCGCTCCTCGAATCCCTGATGGAGGCACTGCGTTGCCTGCCGGGCGTTGGCCCGAAATCGGCGCAGCGCATGGCGTTCCAGCTGTTGCAGCGTGACCGCAGCGGCGGTATGCGTCTGGCGCAGGCCCTGACCCGCGCCATGTCCGAGATTGGCCACTGTGCCGATTGCCGCACCTTCACCGAGCAGGAGATCTGCACCATCTGCGCGAACTCGCGTCGCCAGCAGAATGGCCAGATCTGCGTGGTGGAGAGCCCGGCGGACATCCACGCCATTGAGCAGACCGGCCAGTTCTCCGGCCGCTACTTTGTGCTGATGGGGCACCTCTCGCCGCTGGATGGCATCGGCCCGGATGACATTGGCCTCGACCGTCTGGAAGAGCGCCTTGCTACCGAGTCGATCCAGGAACTGATCCTGGCGACCAACCCCACGGTGGAGGGCGAGGCGACCGCCAACTACATCGCCGCGATGTGCGGGCAGTATGGCGTCCTCGCCAGCCGCATCGCGCACGGCGTCCCGGTAGGCGGCGAGCTGGAGATGGTGGATGGCACCACGCTCTCCCACTCCCTGGCGGGCCGGCACCCGATCCGCTGA
- the apt gene encoding adenine phosphoribosyltransferase, which yields MTATAQQLQFIKDSIKTIPDYPKPGILFRDVTSLLEDPQAYAASIALLAERYRDKGVTKVVGTEARGFLFGAPVALALGVGFVPVRKPGKLPRATLCESYELEYGTDKLEIHTDAIQPGDKVLVIDDLLATGGTIEATVKLIRALGGEVSDAAFIIDLPELGGEQRLTRQGINCFSLVSFAGH from the coding sequence ATGACCGCTACTGCACAGCAGCTTCAGTTTATTAAAGACAGTATCAAGACCATCCCCGACTATCCGAAGCCGGGCATACTGTTCCGTGACGTCACCAGCCTGCTGGAAGATCCGCAAGCCTACGCCGCCAGCATCGCGCTGCTGGCCGAGCGCTATCGCGACAAGGGCGTCACCAAGGTGGTCGGGACTGAAGCCCGTGGTTTCCTGTTTGGTGCGCCGGTGGCCCTGGCGCTGGGCGTGGGCTTTGTTCCGGTACGTAAGCCGGGCAAACTGCCGCGCGCGACCCTGTGCGAAAGCTATGAGCTGGAGTACGGCACCGACAAACTGGAGATCCACACCGACGCGATCCAACCGGGCGACAAAGTGCTGGTGATCGACGACCTGCTGGCGACCGGTGGCACCATTGAAGCGACCGTGAAACTGATCCGCGCCCTGGGCGGCGAGGTGAGTGATGCCGCGTTCATCATTGATCTGCCGGAACTGGGTGGCGAACAGCGCCTGACCCGTCAGGGCATCAACTGCTTCAGCCTGGTCTCCTTCGCCGGTCACTAA
- the dnaX gene encoding DNA polymerase III subunit gamma/tau, translated as MSYQVLARKWRPQTFADVVGQEHVLTALANGLSLGRIHHAYLFSGTRGVGKTTIARLLAKGLNCETGITATPCGKCDNCREIEQGRFVDLIEIDAASRTKVEDTRELLDNVQYAPARGRFKVYLIDEVHMLSRHSFNALLKTLEEPPEHVKFLLATTDPQKLPVTILSRCLQFHLKALDASQIRQQLEHVLQAEQIAAEPRALQLLARAADGSMRDALSLADQAIAMGQGQVSSDTVSQMLGTLDDEQPLAIIEALVSGEGERVMAQVEQAASRGVDWEALLVETLSLLHRIAMLQLLPTTLDEHYAAVEQRLRELARVVPPTDLQLYYQTLLIGRKEMAFAPDRRMGVEMALLRALAFHPKAVIAEPVMPAQPQPPSAPVAPAYTPPPARPMPQPTAAPQAATAPVAQPATPPVPPTAAPARQPAPATEPPPAAPPAGLSDTAKLLEARTQLLRQQGNHSPKKAEPAAPSARPATSALERLASVTERTQQRAAARPVEPEKPAKPEAYRWRAQAQPNAVEQVPVATPKALRSALEHEKTPELAAKLADEALERDDWAAYVHQLAIPKLVQQLALNAFREVLGPSSLRLHLRPAQRHLNSPSAQKALAEAISRCEGHPVELTVVEDDNPAVRTPLEWRQAIYEEKLAQARQSIIADNNIQTLRRFFDADLDEDSIRPL; from the coding sequence ATGAGCTATCAGGTTCTTGCCCGTAAGTGGCGCCCGCAAACCTTCGCTGATGTTGTCGGCCAGGAACATGTCCTGACCGCGCTGGCCAATGGCCTGTCGCTGGGGCGGATTCACCATGCCTATCTCTTTTCCGGAACCCGTGGCGTCGGGAAGACCACCATCGCCCGCCTGCTGGCCAAGGGGCTGAACTGCGAAACCGGGATCACCGCCACCCCGTGCGGCAAGTGCGACAACTGCCGGGAGATTGAGCAGGGGCGTTTCGTCGATCTGATTGAGATTGACGCCGCCTCGCGCACCAAGGTCGAGGACACCCGCGAGCTGCTGGATAACGTCCAGTACGCGCCAGCGCGTGGCCGCTTCAAGGTCTACCTGATCGATGAAGTGCACATGCTGTCGCGCCACAGCTTCAACGCCCTGCTGAAAACGCTGGAGGAGCCGCCGGAGCACGTCAAATTCCTGCTGGCGACCACCGATCCGCAGAAGCTGCCGGTCACCATCCTGTCACGCTGCCTCCAGTTCCACCTGAAGGCGCTGGATGCCAGCCAGATCCGCCAGCAACTGGAGCATGTGTTGCAGGCCGAGCAGATCGCCGCCGAGCCGCGTGCGCTGCAACTGCTGGCGCGCGCCGCCGACGGCAGTATGCGTGACGCCCTGAGCCTGGCCGATCAGGCGATCGCGATGGGGCAGGGGCAGGTGAGCAGCGACACCGTCAGCCAGATGCTCGGCACGCTGGATGATGAGCAGCCGCTGGCGATCATTGAGGCGTTGGTGAGTGGCGAGGGCGAGCGGGTGATGGCGCAGGTCGAGCAGGCCGCGTCGCGTGGCGTGGACTGGGAGGCGCTGCTGGTTGAGACCCTCTCGCTGCTGCACCGCATCGCCATGCTGCAACTGTTGCCTACCACGCTGGATGAGCACTACGCCGCCGTGGAGCAGCGCCTGCGTGAGCTGGCGCGGGTGGTGCCGCCCACCGATCTGCAACTCTATTACCAGACCCTGCTGATTGGCCGCAAAGAGATGGCCTTCGCCCCCGATCGCCGCATGGGCGTGGAGATGGCGCTGCTACGCGCGCTGGCCTTCCACCCGAAAGCGGTGATTGCCGAACCGGTGATGCCAGCGCAGCCTCAGCCTCCGTCGGCACCGGTCGCGCCCGCCTACACGCCACCGCCGGCGCGCCCGATGCCGCAGCCGACCGCTGCGCCGCAAGCTGCCACCGCACCCGTCGCGCAGCCTGCCACGCCGCCGGTTCCGCCCACTGCCGCCCCGGCGCGCCAGCCGGCCCCGGCCACGGAGCCGCCACCGGCCGCGCCGCCCGCTGGCCTGTCGGACACTGCCAAGCTGCTAGAGGCGCGCACCCAGCTGCTGCGGCAACAGGGAAACCACAGCCCAAAAAAAGCTGAGCCGGCGGCGCCTTCTGCGCGGCCGGCCACCTCAGCGCTGGAGCGTCTGGCGTCCGTTACCGAGCGCACCCAGCAGCGGGCGGCGGCCCGTCCGGTAGAGCCGGAAAAACCGGCCAAGCCGGAGGCGTACCGCTGGCGCGCGCAGGCGCAGCCCAACGCCGTGGAGCAGGTGCCGGTAGCGACGCCCAAGGCGCTGCGTTCGGCGCTGGAGCATGAGAAGACCCCGGAGCTGGCGGCAAAACTGGCCGACGAGGCGCTGGAGCGTGATGACTGGGCCGCCTACGTGCACCAGCTGGCGATCCCCAAGCTAGTACAGCAGCTGGCGCTCAACGCCTTCCGCGAAGTGCTGGGGCCGTCATCCCTGCGGCTGCACCTGCGCCCCGCCCAGCGCCACCTGAACAGCCCGTCGGCACAAAAAGCGCTGGCGGAAGCGATCAGCCGTTGCGAGGGGCATCCGGTTGAATTAACAGTGGTTGAAGACGATAATCCAGCGGTGCGGACGCCGCTGGAGTGGCGTCAGGCCATCTATGAAGAGAAACTGGCGCAGGCGCGTCAGTCAATTATCGCGGATAATAACATCCAGACCCTGCGTCGCTTCTTTGATGCGGATCTGGATGAAGACAGTATTCGCCCCCTTTAA
- the rsmS gene encoding pleiotropic regulatory protein RsmS has product MSVDNAPPELQLAVDLIYLLECNEIDPHTALAALEIVTRDYQEKLRRHGEYPLGV; this is encoded by the coding sequence ATGTCCGTTGACAATGCCCCCCCAGAGCTGCAACTGGCGGTAGATTTGATCTACCTGCTGGAGTGCAATGAGATCGATCCCCACACCGCACTGGCGGCGCTGGAGATCGTCACCCGTGACTATCAGGAGAAGCTGCGCCGCCACGGTGAATATCCCCTCGGCGTCTGA
- a CDS encoding GlsB/YeaQ/YmgE family stress response membrane protein, which yields MGLISWIIMGLVVGLLAKVLMPGKNDGSVVLWVVLAISGALVGGYVSTYLDAGTVAGFSFRSLLIALTGAILILFVSRKRNY from the coding sequence ATGGGCCTGATTTCTTGGATCATTATGGGACTGGTGGTCGGGTTGCTGGCAAAAGTGCTGATGCCAGGCAAAAATGACGGCAGTGTGGTGTTATGGGTGGTGCTGGCGATCAGCGGTGCGCTGGTTGGCGGTTATGTCAGTACCTACCTGGATGCCGGCACTGTCGCAGGGTTCAGTTTCAGAAGCTTGCTGATCGCACTGACGGGCGCAATCCTGATTCTGTTTGTCTCTCGCAAACGTAACTATTGA
- a CDS encoding DUF454 family protein: protein MGRGVLIATGWLAVALAALGVLLPLLPTTPFLLLAAWCFSRSSPRFHQWLLYRSWFGGYLRHWQAHRALPPNTKWKAMLFTALSISISLFFIKIIWVRVLLFGLMLVLLAIIWRLPVIDQRQ from the coding sequence ATTGGGCGTGGGGTATTGATTGCCACCGGCTGGCTGGCCGTGGCGCTGGCGGCGCTCGGCGTGCTGCTGCCCCTGCTGCCCACCACGCCCTTCCTGCTGCTGGCCGCCTGGTGTTTCTCCCGTTCGTCGCCCCGTTTCCACCAGTGGTTGCTCTATCGCTCCTGGTTTGGCGGCTATCTGCGCCACTGGCAGGCGCACCGCGCGCTGCCGCCCAATACCAAGTGGAAAGCGATGCTGTTCACCGCGCTTTCCATTAGCATCTCTCTCTTTTTTATAAAGATTATCTGGGTACGTGTGCTGCTGTTTGGGCTGATGCTGGTGCTGCTCGCGATAATATGGCGTCTGCCGGTTATTGACCAACGACAATAA